One part of the Kryptolebias marmoratus isolate JLee-2015 linkage group LG2, ASM164957v2, whole genome shotgun sequence genome encodes these proteins:
- the sdhdb gene encoding succinate dehydrogenase [ubiquinone] cytochrome b small subunit B, mitochondrial — translation MAAIVRLSSVCRRGVKPLFYQSSLLARPVVVLHKDHEQRHPLTARIHSSQALYAGSDSKAASLHWTAERVLSVALLAMGPIAYFYPGPVMDYSLAAALTLHGHWGIGQVLTDYVHGDTKIKIANAGLFLLSTVTFAGLCYFNYNDVGICKAVALLWSK, via the exons CTCTGTTCTACCAAAGTTCCCTGCTGGCCAGACCAGTTGTTGTCCTCCACAAAGACCACGAGCAGCGCCACCCGTTGACGGCAAGGATTCATTCATCACAAGCTCTCTATG CGGGTTCGGATTCTAAAGCTGCCTCACTGCACTGGACAGCAGAACGAGTACTGAGTGTTGCGCTCCTTGCTATGGGCCCCATAGCGTATTTTTACCCTGGTCCTGTCATGGATTACTCCCTGGCTGCTGCTTTGACTCTGCATGGACACTG ggGCATTGGCCAGGTGCTAACAGACTATGTTCACGGGGACACAAAGATCAAGATTGCCAATGCAGGCCTCTTTCTCCTGTCCACGGTCACCTTTGCCGGTCTTTGTTACTTCAACTACAACGACGTGGGCATCTGCAAAGCTGTTGCTCTGCTCTGGAGCAAATAA